A stretch of the Dechloromonas sp. TW-R-39-2 genome encodes the following:
- the gyrB gene encoding DNA topoisomerase (ATP-hydrolyzing) subunit B, translating to MSEENNPKDGSPAYGEASIQILEGLEAVRKRPGMYIGDTSDGTGLHHLVFEVVDNSIDEALAGHCDDITVTIHVDNSISVIDNGRGIPTGVKMDDKHEPKRSAAEIALTELHAGGKFNQNSYKVSGGLHGVGVSCVNALSKWLRLTIRRDGKKHFMEFHRGVPVDRVIEVRDGFEVSPLKIQGDTEKRGTEVHFSADEEIFGNVEFHYEILAKRLRELSFLNNGVSIRLVDQRHGKDELFAFAGGVQSFVEYINRSKSVLHPSIFYSAGEAKVGDTGVTIGVEVAMQWNDSYQEQVLCFTNNIPQSDGGTHLTGLRAAMTRVINKYIDEHEIAKKAKVEIAGDDMREGLACVLSVKMPDPKFASQTKMKLVSSEARPAVEEVVAQKLADFLLERPADAKIITGKIVEASRAREAARRARELTRRKGVLDGIGLPGKLADCQEKDPALCEMYIVEGDSAGGSAKQGRDRKFQAILPLRGKVLNVEKARFDKLISSEQIVTLITALGTGIGKDEFKIEKLRYHRIIIMTDADVDGAHIRTLLLTLLYRQMPELIERGYVYIAQPPLYKVKHGKTERYLKDDQEYHQFLLRMAMDEASLTPRTGAEPVTGPALEELARSWLLTESVIERISHLVNPEVLKTLVQHNLKIDLSSENLARESAELVAKHLISGIRVVPKFDDIQERWTLRVEKMHHGNLKVGIIDDDLLLSGDYQQLRRTAETLADLFGPGAFMARGEKKQAVTNFGTAMQWLLNDVERGISKQRYKGLGEMNPGQLWETTMDPKVRRLLRVQIDDAIAADEIFTTLMGELVEPRRAFIETNALNARIDI from the coding sequence ATGAGCGAAGAAAACAACCCGAAGGACGGTTCTCCGGCCTACGGCGAAGCAAGCATCCAGATTCTTGAAGGTCTGGAGGCTGTCCGCAAACGTCCGGGCATGTATATCGGTGATACATCCGATGGTACCGGCCTGCACCACCTTGTTTTCGAGGTCGTCGACAATTCGATTGACGAAGCGCTGGCGGGTCATTGCGACGATATTACCGTCACGATCCACGTTGATAACTCGATCAGCGTCATCGACAACGGTCGGGGTATCCCGACCGGTGTCAAAATGGACGACAAGCACGAGCCAAAGCGCTCGGCGGCTGAAATTGCACTGACTGAACTCCACGCCGGCGGCAAATTCAACCAGAATTCCTACAAGGTTTCCGGTGGTTTGCATGGCGTCGGTGTTTCCTGCGTCAATGCCTTGTCCAAGTGGCTGCGCCTGACCATCCGTCGCGATGGCAAGAAGCACTTCATGGAATTTCACCGTGGTGTGCCCGTCGACCGCGTCATTGAAGTTCGTGATGGATTCGAAGTTTCGCCACTGAAAATTCAGGGTGATACCGAAAAACGCGGTACCGAGGTGCATTTCTCGGCTGATGAAGAAATTTTTGGCAATGTCGAATTTCATTATGAAATTCTCGCCAAACGTCTGCGCGAACTGTCTTTCCTGAACAATGGTGTGAGTATTCGCCTGGTTGATCAGCGTCATGGCAAGGATGAATTGTTTGCCTTTGCCGGCGGTGTACAAAGCTTCGTCGAGTACATCAATCGCAGCAAATCGGTATTGCATCCCAGTATTTTCTACTCGGCGGGCGAAGCCAAGGTTGGCGATACCGGTGTCACCATCGGTGTCGAAGTGGCGATGCAGTGGAACGATTCCTACCAGGAACAGGTTCTCTGCTTCACCAACAACATTCCGCAGTCCGATGGCGGTACCCACCTGACCGGCCTGCGTGCTGCGATGACGCGGGTGATCAACAAGTACATCGACGAACACGAAATCGCCAAGAAGGCCAAGGTTGAAATCGCTGGCGATGACATGCGCGAAGGCTTGGCCTGCGTACTGTCGGTCAAGATGCCGGATCCCAAGTTTGCCTCGCAGACCAAGATGAAACTGGTTTCTTCGGAAGCCCGTCCGGCGGTTGAAGAAGTTGTTGCCCAGAAACTGGCTGACTTTCTCCTCGAACGTCCGGCTGACGCCAAAATCATTACCGGCAAGATCGTCGAAGCTTCGCGCGCCCGTGAAGCTGCCCGCCGTGCCCGTGAGCTGACGCGTCGCAAGGGTGTGCTCGACGGTATCGGCTTACCCGGCAAGCTGGCTGACTGTCAGGAAAAAGATCCGGCATTGTGCGAAATGTACATTGTCGAGGGTGACTCTGCAGGCGGCTCCGCCAAGCAGGGTCGCGACCGCAAGTTCCAGGCTATCCTGCCGCTGCGCGGCAAGGTGCTGAACGTGGAAAAGGCCCGTTTCGACAAGCTGATCTCCAGCGAACAGATCGTCACGTTGATTACCGCGCTTGGCACGGGGATCGGCAAGGACGAGTTCAAGATCGAGAAGCTGCGTTACCACCGCATTATCATCATGACCGACGCGGACGTTGACGGTGCGCACATCCGTACGCTACTGCTGACGCTGCTCTATCGCCAGATGCCGGAACTGATCGAGCGCGGCTACGTGTATATCGCCCAGCCGCCGCTCTACAAGGTCAAGCATGGCAAGACCGAGCGGTACCTGAAGGACGATCAGGAATACCACCAGTTCCTGCTGCGCATGGCGATGGATGAAGCCAGCCTGACGCCACGTACCGGTGCTGAGCCCGTGACTGGCCCGGCACTTGAGGAATTGGCCCGTTCCTGGTTGCTGACGGAATCGGTGATTGAACGCATTTCCCACTTGGTCAATCCGGAAGTGCTCAAGACATTGGTTCAGCACAATCTGAAAATTGATCTTTCCAGCGAAAATCTGGCTCGGGAAAGTGCCGAACTAGTTGCCAAGCACCTGATCAGCGGTATCCGCGTTGTGCCGAAATTTGACGATATCCAGGAACGCTGGACCTTGCGCGTTGAAAAAATGCATCACGGAAACCTGAAGGTCGGCATCATCGATGATGATCTTCTTCTTTCGGGCGATTACCAGCAGTTACGTCGTACTGCCGAAACATTGGCCGATCTGTTTGGACCGGGTGCCTTCATGGCACGCGGTGAAAAGAAGCAGGCAGTGACCAATTTTGGTACAGCGATGCAATGGCTGCTTAACGATGTCGAGCGTGGCATCAGCAAGCAGCGTTACAAAGGCTTGGGCGAAATGAATCCAGGGCAACTTTGGGAAACCACGATGGATCCAAAAGTTCGCAGACTGCTGCGTGTTCAGATCGACGATGCAATTGCTGCCGATGAAATCTTTACGACGCTGATGGGTGAATTGGTCGAGCCACGTCGTGCTTTCATCGAAACCAATGCCTTGAATGCCCGGATCGATATTTAA
- the dnaN gene encoding DNA polymerase III subunit beta produces MVLIKTHRDTLLAPLQSVSGIVERRHTLPILSNVLLEKKGEKLTLLATDIEIQITTSTEVGAGEGDGAVTVGARKLQEILRSLPDTTEVSLVLEDKRLQVRAGKSRFSLQTLPADDFPRMTMAEGETRQFAISQKAFRQLLGKTQYSMAAQDVRYYLNGLLLLVEGKELRAVATDGHRLAFASVEIDADLPRQEMILPRKTVLELNRLLVDNDEPLNITLTANQVRFNFGSVVLVSKLIDGKFPDYERVVPATLKNHLTVGRQSLMQAMSRAAILTNEKFRGVRVVLGENSLKLIAANAEQEEAQDEIEVNYQGDVIDVGFNVGYLLDVLNNVHTEEIQWSFNDANSSALITVPGNERFKYVVMPMRI; encoded by the coding sequence ATGGTTCTTATTAAAACCCATAGAGACACGCTTCTTGCCCCTTTGCAGTCGGTATCGGGGATTGTTGAACGACGTCACACCCTGCCTATTCTTTCCAATGTCCTGCTTGAGAAGAAAGGCGAAAAACTCACCCTTCTCGCAACCGATATCGAGATTCAAATCACGACTTCGACAGAAGTAGGAGCCGGCGAGGGTGACGGTGCAGTGACTGTTGGTGCACGCAAACTGCAAGAAATCCTGCGTTCGCTGCCGGATACCACGGAAGTCAGCCTTGTGCTCGAAGACAAGCGTCTTCAGGTTCGTGCCGGTAAGAGCCGTTTCAGCCTGCAGACCCTGCCGGCCGATGATTTCCCGCGAATGACGATGGCTGAAGGTGAAACGCGTCAATTTGCCATTTCCCAGAAGGCGTTCCGCCAACTGCTTGGCAAGACCCAGTACAGCATGGCAGCACAAGACGTGCGCTACTACCTGAACGGTCTTCTGCTGTTGGTCGAGGGCAAGGAACTACGTGCCGTAGCAACGGATGGTCATCGTCTGGCCTTTGCCAGCGTTGAAATCGATGCTGACTTGCCGCGCCAGGAAATGATTCTGCCGCGCAAGACCGTGCTTGAACTGAATCGCTTGCTGGTTGATAACGATGAGCCGCTGAACATTACGCTTACGGCCAACCAGGTTCGTTTCAATTTTGGTTCTGTCGTTCTGGTGTCAAAGCTGATCGACGGCAAATTCCCTGATTACGAACGGGTTGTTCCGGCAACGCTGAAGAATCATCTGACGGTTGGCCGCCAGTCGTTGATGCAGGCAATGAGCCGTGCAGCGATCCTGACCAATGAAAAATTTCGCGGTGTACGCGTCGTTTTGGGTGAAAACAGCTTGAAGCTGATTGCTGCGAATGCCGAACAGGAAGAAGCTCAGGACGAAATTGAAGTAAACTATCAGGGTGACGTCATCGATGTTGGCTTCAACGTCGGCTATTTGCTGGATGTGTTGAACAATGTTCACACTGAAGAAATCCAGTGGAGCTTCAACGATGCGAATTCCAGTGCGCTGATTACTGTTCCCGGTAATGAGCGCTTCAAATACGTTGTCATGCCGATGCGTATCTGA
- the yidC gene encoding membrane protein insertase YidC — protein sequence MDTRRLILVLIFTFSSFMLWENWQKYNQPKPPAEAGVATVAGAAPKPSANLQAGNASGAAPVVAPSVSAAETFTVSTDLVKATISAQGGDLVNLELLKYKEHDNKDQTFVLFDSKHHYIAQSGLIGQGLPTHRSVFKRVAGENSLAEGKNELKIRLEAAGENGVTLAKILTFKRGSYAVDVAWEITNGSDKPFAPHAYYQLQRDDVVPAGETKMVSTFTGPAVYTDGEKYQKITFEDIGKDKAKFAKTADNGWLAIVQHYFVAAWVPKDKTAREFYMRKLEGSNVFQAGVIVPVAEIAPGAKGETSVTLFAGPQEQSALKQIATGLDLVVDYGWLTVVAAPIFWALEAIHKLVGNWGWAIVLLTIIIKAIFFPLSAASYKSMGKMKLLTPRLMQLKERFADDKQRLNQEMMKLYQTEKVNPLGGCLPILVQIPVFIALYWVLLGAVEMRDAPWILWIKDLASPDPYYILPVIMMASMFLQTKLNPTPPDPIQAKVMMAMPLIFGVMFFWFPAGLVLYWVVNNVLSIAQQWQITRMLEAGGKAANDAKA from the coding sequence ATGGACACTCGACGCCTGATTCTGGTTTTGATCTTCACTTTCTCCAGCTTCATGCTGTGGGAAAACTGGCAGAAGTACAACCAGCCCAAGCCGCCGGCTGAAGCTGGTGTAGCTACTGTCGCTGGTGCCGCACCGAAGCCTTCGGCAAACCTGCAGGCTGGTAATGCTTCTGGCGCTGCGCCGGTCGTTGCACCAAGCGTTTCTGCTGCTGAAACCTTTACGGTCAGCACCGATCTGGTCAAGGCAACCATTTCTGCCCAAGGCGGTGATCTGGTTAACCTTGAGCTGCTCAAGTACAAGGAACACGATAACAAGGATCAAACTTTTGTCCTGTTCGACAGCAAGCACCATTACATCGCACAAAGCGGCCTGATCGGCCAGGGTTTGCCGACGCATCGTTCTGTTTTCAAGCGAGTAGCGGGTGAAAATTCGCTGGCTGAAGGCAAGAATGAACTGAAGATTCGCCTTGAGGCCGCAGGTGAAAATGGCGTCACGCTTGCCAAGATTCTGACCTTCAAGCGTGGTTCCTATGCAGTGGATGTTGCCTGGGAAATTACCAACGGCAGCGACAAGCCCTTTGCGCCGCATGCTTATTACCAGCTACAACGTGACGATGTCGTGCCTGCAGGTGAAACCAAAATGGTCTCCACCTTTACCGGTCCGGCTGTCTATACCGACGGTGAAAAGTATCAAAAAATCACCTTCGAAGATATTGGCAAGGACAAGGCAAAATTTGCCAAGACGGCTGATAACGGCTGGCTGGCCATCGTCCAGCATTACTTCGTTGCTGCCTGGGTACCAAAGGACAAGACAGCACGCGAGTTCTACATGCGCAAGCTTGAAGGTAGCAATGTCTTCCAGGCGGGTGTGATTGTGCCGGTTGCCGAGATTGCACCGGGTGCCAAGGGGGAAACCTCAGTCACGTTGTTTGCTGGCCCGCAGGAACAATCTGCGCTCAAGCAAATCGCTACCGGACTTGATCTGGTGGTTGATTACGGCTGGTTGACCGTTGTTGCTGCCCCGATTTTCTGGGCACTGGAAGCAATCCACAAGCTGGTCGGCAACTGGGGCTGGGCGATTGTCCTGCTGACCATCATCATCAAGGCCATTTTCTTCCCGTTGTCCGCCGCTTCCTACAAATCGATGGGCAAGATGAAGTTGCTGACGCCACGTCTGATGCAACTGAAAGAACGTTTTGCTGATGACAAGCAGCGCCTGAATCAGGAAATGATGAAGCTGTATCAGACCGAAAAGGTCAATCCGCTCGGTGGTTGTCTCCCGATTCTGGTTCAGATTCCAGTGTTCATCGCCCTTTACTGGGTGCTGCTGGGCGCCGTTGAAATGAGGGATGCACCGTGGATCCTGTGGATCAAGGATCTGGCTTCGCCGGACCCCTACTACATCCTGCCGGTCATCATGATGGCTTCGATGTTCCTGCAGACCAAACTCAACCCGACGCCGCCGGATCCGATCCAGGCCAAGGTGATGATGGCCATGCCGCTGATCTTCGGTGTCATGTTCTTCTGGTTCCCGGCCGGTCTGGTACTCTACTGGGTGGTGAACAACGTCCTGTCGATCGCCCAGCAGTGGCAGATCACCCGCATGCTTGAAGCGGGTGGCAAGGCTGCCAACGACGCCAAGGCATAA
- the dnaA gene encoding chromosomal replication initiator protein DnaA, with product MAGFWESCLLRFEQELPAQQFNTWIKPLRLEGESTPLDGLRLIAPNSFIQKWVRDRYLGRIEEYAQAFFSAPVTISLTIGSGRSSAPASNTTNTAQTPTAGTNTSNNSPVPSEKPRGRTSNYEKSRLFSSFTFDNLVVGKANDLARAASVQVANNPGGAYNPLFIYGGAGLGKTHLIHAIGNTILAENPEKIVRYVHAEDYYSDVVRAYQQKSFDSFKRSYRTLDVLLLDDVQFFNGKNRSQEEFFFLFNALIEARKQIIITCDTYPKDINGLDDRLVTRFDWGLTVQIEPPELEMRVAILKKKAEAEGLQLDDEVAFFIAKHLRSNVRELEGALKKVLAYSSFHGRLIALDLAKEALKDLIGSVRNVGMDNIQKTVSDYYKIKVADLFSKKRTRAIARPRQVAMWLCREVTSHSYPEIGDAFGGRDHTTVIHAVKTIDSLRTKENELNHDLHVLLQVLKG from the coding sequence ATGGCCGGTTTCTGGGAATCATGTTTGCTCCGTTTTGAGCAGGAATTGCCCGCACAGCAATTTAATACCTGGATCAAACCACTCAGGCTCGAAGGCGAAAGCACGCCGCTTGATGGCTTGCGCTTGATCGCACCAAACAGCTTTATTCAAAAATGGGTACGCGATCGCTATCTCGGCCGCATTGAAGAATATGCACAGGCTTTCTTTTCTGCCCCAGTCACTATTTCTCTGACCATTGGCAGTGGCCGCTCATCAGCGCCAGCTTCAAACACGACAAATACCGCTCAGACACCGACTGCCGGCACTAATACTTCCAACAACAGTCCAGTTCCTTCCGAAAAACCTCGCGGCCGAACCAGCAACTACGAAAAATCACGCCTTTTTTCTTCTTTCACTTTCGACAACCTGGTTGTCGGCAAGGCAAATGATCTGGCCCGGGCAGCATCTGTTCAAGTTGCAAACAATCCGGGCGGTGCCTACAACCCACTTTTCATCTACGGTGGGGCTGGACTGGGTAAAACCCATTTGATTCATGCCATCGGCAATACCATCCTTGCTGAAAATCCGGAAAAAATCGTTCGCTACGTACATGCTGAAGACTATTACTCCGACGTAGTCCGGGCTTATCAGCAAAAATCCTTCGATTCCTTCAAGCGCAGCTACAGGACGCTTGATGTTCTTTTGCTTGATGACGTTCAGTTTTTTAACGGAAAGAACCGTTCCCAGGAAGAATTTTTCTTCCTGTTCAATGCGTTAATTGAAGCCCGCAAACAGATCATCATCACCTGCGACACATATCCGAAAGACATCAACGGACTTGATGATCGTCTGGTGACGCGCTTTGACTGGGGTCTTACGGTCCAGATCGAGCCGCCCGAACTGGAAATGCGCGTTGCCATTCTCAAGAAAAAGGCCGAGGCTGAAGGGTTACAGCTTGATGACGAAGTTGCATTTTTCATTGCCAAGCATCTGCGTTCGAACGTCCGGGAACTGGAAGGGGCGCTCAAGAAGGTCCTGGCTTATTCGTCTTTCCATGGCCGCTTGATTGCACTCGATCTTGCCAAGGAAGCGCTCAAGGATTTGATCGGCTCTGTCCGCAATGTCGGCATGGATAACATCCAGAAAACAGTTTCCGACTACTACAAGATCAAGGTTGCAGACCTGTTTTCAAAAAAACGGACACGTGCCATCGCACGTCCCCGGCAAGTTGCAATGTGGTTGTGCCGTGAAGTGACCTCACACAGCTATCCTGAAATTGGTGATGCATTCGGCGGCCGTGATCACACAACAGTCATTCATGCCGTCAAGACAATCGACAGCTTGCGCACCAAAGAAAACGAACTCAACCATGACCTGCATGTCCTTTTACAGGTACTTAAAGGCTGA
- the rnpA gene encoding ribonuclease P protein component gives MEQTFARRYRLTKTDEFSSVFGFRRAIRGQLLMLHYQPRAAEFTEARLGVVVGKKLLKRAVDRNKVKRIIREQFRVQKSSLPACDLVVRLAVKPGLLDGKQLAGDFLALLDKLRRPRPKQDAR, from the coding sequence GTGGAACAAACCTTCGCCAGACGCTATCGCCTGACAAAAACGGATGAGTTCTCATCCGTTTTTGGTTTCAGGAGGGCGATTCGCGGACAACTGCTGATGTTGCACTACCAACCCAGAGCTGCCGAATTTACGGAAGCCAGGCTTGGCGTCGTCGTTGGCAAAAAACTCCTAAAACGTGCTGTTGACCGTAACAAAGTCAAACGTATCATTCGGGAGCAGTTTCGCGTTCAAAAATCGAGTCTGCCAGCCTGTGATCTGGTTGTTCGCTTGGCTGTAAAGCCTGGCTTACTGGATGGCAAGCAATTGGCTGGCGATTTTCTCGCCCTGCTGGATAAACTGCGGCGGCCACGGCCAAAGCAGGACGCACGATGA
- the yidD gene encoding membrane protein insertion efficiency factor YidD, whose product MKYLLIGLVRVYQYAISPFLGRSCRYFPTCSEYTVEAVQKHGAIKGGWLGAKRICRCHPWHPGGYDPVP is encoded by the coding sequence ATGAAATACCTGTTGATAGGGCTAGTCCGAGTCTATCAATATGCAATAAGCCCTTTTTTAGGGCGAAGCTGCCGCTATTTCCCGACCTGTTCGGAATATACGGTGGAAGCAGTACAGAAACACGGTGCCATCAAGGGTGGCTGGCTGGGTGCGAAGCGCATCTGCCGCTGTCATCCCTGGCATCCCGGTGGGTACGATCCGGTACCCTGA
- the rpmH gene encoding 50S ribosomal protein L34 — MKRTYQPSVVRRKRTHGFLVRMRTKGGRAVIAARRAKGRSRLAV, encoded by the coding sequence ATGAAACGCACGTATCAACCGTCGGTCGTGCGCCGCAAGCGCACCCATGGCTTCCTGGTTCGTATGCGCACCAAGGGTGGCCGTGCAGTTATTGCTGCTCGCCGCGCCAAGGGTCGCTCACGCCTGGCCGTATAA